One genomic window of Candidatus Kuenenia stuttgartiensis includes the following:
- a CDS encoding type II toxin-antitoxin system VapC family toxin, whose translation MKQDYYLLDTNILGYLAELKVGGNSPECKALEKHWNGLPQPHNTRIFLCPITIGEVEYGLRVRSYNRPEQHEQARQILSSFPAFDININIARDCYADLRAKLFDKYAPRDRKGKSCKKRIREWRDPTTDKELQMDENDLWIAAVAMAHNLVLVTHDKMNAIKSITSSDLRFEDWLT comes from the coding sequence GTGAAACAGGATTACTATCTTCTTGATACAAATATTCTTGGATATCTTGCTGAATTAAAAGTAGGCGGAAATAGTCCTGAATGCAAAGCCTTAGAAAAACATTGGAATGGATTACCGCAACCACATAATACAAGAATTTTTTTATGTCCCATAACCATTGGCGAGGTCGAATATGGGCTTCGTGTCAGGTCTTATAATAGACCGGAACAGCATGAGCAAGCGCGTCAAATATTATCTTCATTTCCTGCTTTTGACATAAATATCAATATAGCACGTGACTGCTATGCCGACCTGCGTGCAAAACTCTTCGATAAATATGCCCCAAGAGATCGAAAAGGAAAAAGTTGTAAAAAGAGGATAAGAGAATGGCGTGATCCTACTACTGATAAGGAATTGCAAATGGATGAGAATGATCTTTGGATTGCTGCTGTAGCAATGGCGCACAATCTTGTGCTTGTGACCCACGATAAAATGAATGCAATAAAAAGCATAACAAGTTCGGATTTACGATTTGAAGATTGGCTAACGTAA
- a CDS encoding IS1634 family transposase: MATIQSKNSRGYKYWYIVESRRVNGKPRPIVLAYLGKADDLLKQLQGLTEKLRLKSYSHGAVAALLSVANALDVPSVINKYIKSPRQYCAKKPVRNNLTAGSTLLLGAVGRVCVPTSKRGWWDWAKTTTAEYLLRHSLSKIDSQHFWDLMDALPEESIAEIERELIEKTFKTYNLQSDTLFFDTTNFFTYIDTTNLRCTIARRGKNKQKRYDLRQVGLAMVVTRNDMIPLFHHTYQGNMADAKVFSAVLETIKDRMTGLGFDSKKHTIVFDRGNNSMDNMAIVERLALHYVGALTPYHHKQLVGDAMCNFREYDVDGSKIQVYHDKRVIWGQERTVVVFISEKLKVGQLRGMSQSLEKAEHQLKLLQQHLCNPKGKMRDKEGLEDTIRSVVKCQFAKDVIDWSLKEVSEGKFQLNFSIDQKKLEEIEGELGFRILMTDHHDWDTADIIKAYYGQSKIEHAFRNLKNPYHLALKPQFHWTDQKIRVHFFICVLGYLMAAIVWYQAKAHAQFSGTLDTLLDTLNNIRLSAMLEETKARGRVKATYKLEEMSDKESLLMNALGIMDFHKHRLKLQGLSVYN; encoded by the coding sequence ATGGCTACCATTCAATCTAAAAACTCCAGAGGTTATAAATATTGGTATATTGTCGAATCGCGGCGCGTTAACGGCAAGCCCAGGCCCATCGTCCTGGCCTATCTTGGCAAGGCAGACGATTTATTAAAACAACTGCAAGGTCTTACCGAAAAATTACGGCTCAAATCTTATTCACATGGCGCGGTAGCCGCATTGCTAAGTGTGGCCAATGCCCTGGACGTCCCTTCCGTGATTAATAAATATATAAAGTCGCCACGGCAGTATTGTGCTAAAAAACCTGTTCGAAATAATCTGACCGCCGGAAGTACCCTCTTGTTGGGTGCCGTGGGGAGAGTGTGTGTGCCTACCAGCAAAAGAGGATGGTGGGATTGGGCAAAGACGACTACTGCCGAATACTTACTCAGACACAGCTTGAGTAAAATAGACAGTCAGCATTTCTGGGATTTGATGGATGCACTTCCTGAAGAATCCATTGCAGAAATCGAGCGCGAATTAATTGAAAAGACATTTAAAACATACAACCTTCAAAGCGACACACTGTTTTTTGATACAACCAATTTTTTCACGTATATCGACACAACTAATCTGCGATGCACTATTGCCCGGCGGGGGAAAAACAAACAAAAGCGATACGATCTCAGGCAGGTCGGGTTGGCGATGGTCGTTACACGTAACGACATGATACCGTTGTTTCACCATACCTATCAGGGGAACATGGCGGATGCAAAGGTGTTCAGCGCGGTTCTTGAGACGATAAAAGACAGGATGACCGGATTAGGTTTCGACAGCAAAAAGCACACTATTGTTTTTGATCGTGGAAACAATTCCATGGACAATATGGCTATTGTAGAGAGATTGGCATTGCATTACGTTGGAGCGCTTACACCGTATCATCACAAGCAGTTGGTAGGGGATGCCATGTGTAATTTCAGGGAATATGACGTTGACGGCAGTAAGATACAGGTGTACCATGACAAACGGGTTATTTGGGGGCAGGAAAGAACCGTTGTCGTATTTATTTCCGAGAAATTAAAGGTTGGGCAATTAAGGGGAATGTCTCAGTCTCTGGAAAAGGCAGAACATCAGTTAAAGCTCTTACAGCAGCATCTGTGTAATCCAAAGGGAAAGATGCGGGACAAAGAGGGTCTGGAGGATACGATAAGAAGTGTAGTGAAATGTCAATTTGCGAAGGATGTTATCGATTGGTCGTTAAAAGAGGTATCTGAAGGCAAGTTTCAATTGAATTTTTCAATCGACCAGAAAAAGCTCGAAGAAATAGAAGGGGAACTGGGGTTCAGGATTCTTATGACAGACCATCACGATTGGGATACCGCGGACATTATAAAAGCCTACTATGGGCAATCAAAAATTGAACATGCCTTTAGAAATCTCAAGAACCCCTATCACCTTGCTTTAAAACCGCAATTTCACTGGACGGATCAGAAAATCAGGGTGCATTTTTTTATTTGCGTCCTCGGATACCTAATGGCGGCGATTGTGTGGTATCAGGCAAAAGCGCACGCACAATTTAGTGGAACGTTAGATACCCTGTTAGACACCCTTAATAATATAAGGCTTTCTGCTATGCTTGAAGAAACAAAGGCCAGAGGGAGAGTTAAGGCTACCTACAAATTGGAAGAAATGTCCGACAAGGAATCTCTGTTGATGAATGCGTTAGGCATTATGGATTTCCACAAACATCGGCTGAAACTTCAAGGACTCAGTGTATACAATTGA
- a CDS encoding restriction endonuclease subunit S: protein MTILSENDIVIARTGGTIGKSFLIKDIPVRSLFASYLIRVIPSKNIFPEYLKYFLESPEYWEQLYDAAWGAGQPNVNGTSLSNLIVSLSPLAEQQAIVERVDKLMAMIGELEKQVSERKEQSEMLMQSVLREAFAKG from the coding sequence TTGACTATATTATCAGAAAACGATATTGTTATCGCGAGAACAGGCGGCACAATTGGGAAATCATTTCTTATCAAAGATATCCCTGTCAGGTCTTTGTTTGCTTCGTATTTGATTAGGGTTATTCCTTCAAAAAATATTTTCCCTGAGTATCTAAAGTATTTTCTTGAAAGTCCTGAATATTGGGAGCAGTTGTATGATGCGGCATGGGGCGCGGGACAGCCAAATGTTAATGGCACATCTCTTTCAAATTTGATAGTTTCTCTATCGCCACTTGCTGAACAACAAGCCATTGTTGAACGTGTGGATAAACTCATGGCCATGATTGGTGAATTAGAAAAACAAGTATCCGAACGCAAAGAACAGTCCGAAATGCTGATGCAGTCGGTTTTACGGGAGGCGTTTGCGAAAGGATGA
- a CDS encoding virulence RhuM family protein, which produces MDNAQNKSQLIIYQTEDGQTKIQVKMEDETVWLTQDQMAELFAKGRSTITEHIHNVFNEGELDEKSVCREFRRTGTDGKEYVVKHYNLDVIISVGYRVKSRRGTQFRIWATQRLKEYIIKGFALDDERLKQGGEKARYFQELLQRIRDIRSSERNFYQKVTDIYATSIDYRKDDKLTAEFFATVQNKMHYAVHGHTAAEIIDRRADSTKPLMGLTNFKGNYITAQDIKIAKNYLNEDELKRLNLIVSLYLDFAELQATNGRLMKMNDWIEKLDQFLKLSEHELLTHAGKVSAEQAIEKAESEFKKYKKDRDKDYISDFDRATKAIEQKATKRIQKKKRREDG; this is translated from the coding sequence ATGGATAACGCACAAAATAAATCCCAGCTTATTATTTATCAGACCGAAGACGGACAGACAAAGATTCAGGTAAAAATGGAGGATGAAACAGTCTGGCTTACACAAGATCAGATGGCAGAACTCTTTGCTAAAGGCCGGTCAACCATTACTGAACATATACATAATGTTTTTAATGAAGGGGAACTTGATGAAAAATCAGTATGTCGGGAATTCCGACGAACTGGCACAGACGGTAAAGAATATGTTGTGAAGCATTATAATCTTGATGTCATTATTTCGGTTGGATACCGGGTTAAGTCGCGACGAGGAACACAATTTCGTATTTGGGCCACACAGCGGCTGAAAGAATACATTATTAAAGGTTTTGCTCTGGATGATGAACGATTAAAACAAGGTGGTGAAAAGGCGCGATATTTTCAGGAACTTTTACAGCGCATTCGCGATATTCGTAGCAGCGAGCGAAACTTTTATCAGAAAGTAACCGATATTTATGCCACCAGCATTGATTATAGAAAAGATGACAAACTGACTGCGGAATTTTTTGCTACTGTACAAAACAAGATGCACTATGCTGTTCATGGCCACACCGCGGCGGAGATTATCGACAGGCGGGCAGACAGCACAAAACCCCTTATGGGTCTAACCAATTTTAAAGGGAATTACATTACCGCACAGGATATAAAGATTGCAAAAAACTATCTCAATGAAGATGAGTTAAAACGCTTAAATCTTATCGTGTCTTTGTATCTTGACTTTGCAGAATTGCAGGCAACCAACGGCAGGCTGATGAAGATGAATGACTGGATAGAGAAACTTGACCAGTTTTTGAAACTGAGTGAACACGAACTCCTTACCCATGCCGGTAAAGTGAGCGCTGAGCAGGCAATTGAAAAGGCTGAAAGCGAATTTAAAAAGTACAAAAAAGACCGAGACAAAGACTATATTTCTGATTTTGATCGTGCGACAAAAGCGATTGAGCAGAAAGCAACTAAACGCATCCAGAAGAAAAAGAGGCGGGAAGATGGGTGA
- a CDS encoding N-6 DNA methylase codes for MDFRNVTDLFADPAFDGYPVMIREVKGEKELTDQDIHPEEDQDVIDPETGQPVDFEEEITAEYPTQPAIIQGGEIVSDSRQKIYVAGVDVSVLNERAQSLEIWYWEHKLPEGIKTYSKTKPIQKSEFDGLKKWWKKHKENEQAWKVSIDTIAANDYNLDIKNPHILEEKHVYSSAELVTMLHESFRKSDELLQQLRKELENG; via the coding sequence ATGGACTTCCGCAATGTGACAGACCTTTTCGCTGACCCCGCTTTTGACGGCTACCCCGTCATGATCAGAGAGGTTAAAGGCGAAAAAGAATTAACGGATCAGGATATTCATCCCGAAGAAGACCAGGATGTCATTGACCCTGAAACCGGCCAGCCTGTGGATTTTGAAGAAGAAATAACGGCTGAATATCCCACACAACCGGCAATCATACAAGGCGGTGAAATAGTATCCGACTCCAGGCAGAAAATATATGTGGCCGGAGTGGATGTTTCGGTGTTAAACGAGCGGGCTCAGTCTCTAGAAATCTGGTATTGGGAACATAAACTGCCCGAAGGTATTAAGACATACAGCAAGACGAAGCCGATTCAGAAAAGCGAGTTTGATGGGCTTAAGAAGTGGTGGAAGAAACACAAAGAAAATGAGCAGGCATGGAAGGTATCTATAGATACGATTGCTGCGAATGACTATAACCTCGACATTAAAAATCCGCATATTTTAGAGGAAAAACACGTGTATTCAAGTGCGGAACTGGTAACGATGCTACATGAATCATTTCGTAAAAGCGACGAGCTTCTTCAACAATTAAGAAAGGAGTTGGAGAATGGATAA
- a CDS encoding cytochrome c3 family protein: protein MRKPYYLFLIVALSSLAFLSGCKESGIHYSHAKHIERGLSDCNICHNYKEDLEPKWPKMAKCLSCHMKKFDTTNPASCLYCHTKPGMKIKVKHNVPKKYKDLKFSHKTHLENNVDCKACHEGIEKSDAITVDLLPDMFKNCIPCHKERGEENIACDVCHKHIKKNRMPLYHEERWVKHEDARWIQKHGNEFYYNKDYCNRCHVDLNWCVDCHRDQKPKNHNNAWRRKTHGFAASWERKKCSVCHLEDFCERCHSNTKPLNHTASWGGANTRNRHCTNCHFPISMVSCTVCHSYPEHPSAIDSPHPPFTGNCNECHPRNRAGEAPHPSAFGIACTTCHR, encoded by the coding sequence ATGAGAAAACCATATTATCTGTTTTTAATCGTGGCGCTGTCTTCGCTCGCCTTCTTGAGCGGCTGTAAAGAGTCCGGCATTCATTATAGCCACGCCAAACACATTGAAAGAGGACTCAGCGATTGCAATATCTGCCACAATTACAAAGAAGATTTGGAACCAAAGTGGCCAAAAATGGCAAAGTGCCTTTCATGCCATATGAAGAAATTTGACACCACTAATCCGGCATCCTGTCTTTACTGTCATACAAAACCCGGGATGAAAATCAAGGTAAAGCACAATGTTCCGAAAAAATATAAAGACCTGAAATTCAGCCATAAGACACATTTGGAAAATAATGTGGACTGCAAGGCATGCCATGAGGGTATCGAAAAGAGTGATGCAATTACCGTAGATTTACTTCCGGACATGTTTAAAAACTGTATCCCCTGTCATAAGGAAAGAGGTGAAGAAAACATTGCCTGTGATGTTTGCCACAAACACATAAAAAAGAATCGTATGCCGCTGTATCATGAAGAAAGATGGGTAAAACATGAAGATGCGCGATGGATACAAAAGCATGGGAATGAATTCTATTACAACAAAGACTACTGCAACCGCTGTCATGTTGACCTCAACTGGTGTGTCGATTGCCACAGGGACCAAAAACCAAAAAACCACAATAATGCATGGAGAAGAAAAACACATGGATTTGCTGCATCGTGGGAGAGAAAGAAATGCAGTGTTTGTCATCTGGAAGACTTCTGTGAACGGTGTCACTCCAACACGAAACCGCTAAACCATACGGCATCATGGGGTGGAGCAAACACAAGAAACCGGCATTGCACAAATTGCCACTTTCCTATATCAATGGTTTCATGTACCGTATGCCATTCGTATCCCGAACACCCATCCGCAATAGATTCTCCGCACCCGCCATTTACCGGAAACTGTAATGAGTGCCATCCGCGTAACCGGGCGGGAGAAGCTCCACACCCTAGCGCTTTTGGTATTGCCTGCACCACATGCCATAGATGA
- a CDS encoding MBL fold metallo-hydrolase: MKFGKFEIYPVSDGCIYLDGGAVFGVVPKVLWQRILPPDEKNRVQLSLQCPLVVAKKYKILIDTGTGSKHNEKFCQMYRLEKKAPLLESLCRFGYQPKDIDIVINTHLHFDHAGGNTTINEKEEIVPTFPKATYFIQKGELEVALNPNERTKASYVAEDFLPIGGTKYLHLVDEDAVEVERGISLVKTGGHTRHHQCVKIESEGQTAFFLADLIPTAAHLNYPYITSYDLFPLETLESKKKIIKQAFEEHWLLIFQHDPKIRMGYLKKVDERFEIEEVKVY; the protein is encoded by the coding sequence ATGAAATTTGGCAAGTTTGAAATCTATCCTGTTTCCGATGGTTGCATTTATTTAGACGGCGGCGCTGTTTTTGGCGTAGTGCCAAAAGTCCTTTGGCAAAGAATTCTTCCACCGGACGAAAAAAACAGGGTGCAGTTGTCTTTGCAATGTCCGTTGGTTGTCGCAAAAAAATATAAAATACTGATCGATACCGGGACGGGTTCAAAACATAACGAAAAATTTTGTCAGATGTACAGGTTAGAAAAAAAGGCACCACTTTTGGAATCGTTGTGCAGGTTTGGTTATCAGCCCAAGGATATAGATATTGTCATCAATACACATCTTCACTTTGATCATGCGGGAGGGAATACTACCATCAATGAAAAGGAGGAAATTGTTCCTACATTCCCAAAAGCAACGTATTTTATTCAGAAAGGAGAGTTAGAGGTGGCCTTAAATCCAAATGAAAGGACAAAGGCTAGTTATGTTGCTGAAGACTTTTTGCCAATAGGCGGCACAAAATATCTCCACCTTGTTGACGAAGATGCCGTAGAAGTGGAAAGGGGTATTTCACTAGTAAAAACAGGCGGGCATACCCGGCATCATCAATGCGTCAAAATTGAATCTGAGGGACAAACAGCGTTCTTTCTGGCTGACCTGATACCCACTGCAGCCCATTTGAATTATCCGTATATTACAAGTTATGATTTGTTCCCGCTGGAAACACTGGAAAGCAAAAAAAAGATAATAAAGCAGGCCTTTGAAGAACATTGGCTTTTGATATTTCAGCACGATCCAAAAATACGAATGGGATATCTTAAAAAAGTGGATGAGAGATTTGAGATTGAAGAGGTCAAGGTCTATTGA
- the pssA gene encoding CDP-diacylglycerol--serine O-phosphatidyltransferase, with protein MKIKQYLPTVLTMGNIMCGFLSIMCVLNQRLEIAAWLIIVAMILDGFDGKLARLMNTASKTGAQLDSMADLVAFGIAPAVLMTKMCNNSPIVISWGFGLFFMMCTAYRLARFNAQKEEAIQLPRHFFTGLPSTLAGGTVAQLCILHHFIYTRFGTDIIVNFLPFIVFTLGVLMISKIPFFNITCKIGKRQGIKAVILEFSAAIVYFIITPELALSSALSFYLIICGAYGIVKGKQIKGAQPV; from the coding sequence TTGAAGATAAAACAATATTTACCCACAGTATTAACTATGGGCAATATTATGTGCGGTTTTCTGTCGATAATGTGTGTTTTAAATCAAAGGCTTGAAATAGCGGCATGGCTTATAATCGTTGCCATGATTCTCGACGGTTTTGATGGGAAACTTGCACGTTTGATGAATACCGCGAGCAAAACCGGGGCGCAATTAGATTCTATGGCAGATTTAGTGGCGTTTGGTATTGCGCCGGCTGTCCTTATGACGAAAATGTGCAATAACAGTCCTATCGTTATTTCATGGGGTTTTGGATTGTTTTTCATGATGTGCACCGCGTATCGTCTGGCAAGGTTTAACGCACAAAAAGAAGAGGCGATACAACTGCCCAGGCACTTTTTCACAGGTTTGCCATCAACGCTTGCAGGAGGAACGGTGGCACAGCTTTGCATACTCCATCACTTTATCTACACACGGTTTGGAACAGACATTATCGTGAATTTTTTACCGTTCATTGTTTTCACATTGGGTGTTTTAATGATAAGCAAAATCCCCTTTTTTAACATTACCTGCAAAATCGGGAAAAGACAGGGGATTAAGGCAGTTATTTTGGAGTTTTCCGCCGCTATTGTCTACTTTATCATCACGCCGGAGTTGGCGCTATCTTCCGCTTTAAGCTTTTATTTAATTATTTGCGGGGCATACGGTATTGTAAAAGGAAAACAGATAAAGGGCGCTCAGCCGGTTTAA
- a CDS encoding MIP/aquaporin family protein, translating to MDAYKKYLAEFVGTFALVFIAAGAVCADFYLKQSGGQGFGLLGISIAYGVVVIAVIYAMGYVSGSHINPAVTISFWITKRMEPNTAIMYIISQIGGAILGGFALRTIFPDALSSIHLGTSTLAAGVSIERGILMEFIISFLLIFTIYGTLVDKRASGGFAGLAVGLVVLFGSLVGGTISGGAMNPVRVFGPAIASGQFTNHYVWWIGPILGGIAAGIVYDKLFAERKK from the coding sequence ATGGATGCATACAAAAAGTATTTAGCCGAATTTGTTGGTACATTTGCATTGGTTTTCATTGCCGCTGGCGCTGTGTGCGCTGATTTTTATTTGAAGCAGTCTGGCGGGCAAGGTTTTGGGCTTCTGGGAATTTCAATTGCTTATGGTGTCGTGGTAATTGCCGTTATTTATGCCATGGGCTATGTGTCTGGTTCCCATATTAACCCTGCAGTAACAATATCTTTTTGGATCACGAAAAGAATGGAGCCTAACACTGCAATTATGTACATAATTTCTCAGATCGGCGGAGCTATTTTAGGCGGGTTTGCATTGCGAACTATTTTTCCTGACGCATTAAGTAGTATTCATCTAGGGACGAGCACACTAGCCGCAGGCGTCTCCATTGAAAGAGGCATACTGATGGAATTTATTATATCGTTCCTCCTGATCTTTACCATCTATGGGACACTCGTAGATAAAAGGGCTTCTGGGGGTTTTGCCGGACTAGCGGTTGGGTTGGTAGTATTGTTTGGCTCGCTGGTTGGCGGGACAATTAGTGGCGGGGCAATGAATCCTGTACGCGTTTTTGGCCCTGCGATTGCTTCTGGCCAATTTACTAATCATTACGTTTGGTGGATAGGCCCAATACTTGGCGGTATTGCGGCAGGCATTGTTTATGACAAGCTTTTCGCCGAACGTAAAAAATAA
- a CDS encoding endonuclease III domain-containing protein, translating to MFDIDIVLSKIKHKNKEFAEPAVTTISRKRTPFHVLISCLLSLRTKDQTTRAASERLFAIADNPEDMKKIPSQKLEKLIYPVGFYRRKAVTIQEICETLTKDYEGKVPDEIDELLKLNGVGRKTANLVVSLGYKKPGICVDVHVHRITNRWGYIKTKTPAETECALRKKLPAKYWLCINDLLVTYGQNICVPISPKCSLCPVNSYCKKAGVTRHR from the coding sequence TTGTTTGATATCGACATAGTTCTCTCCAAAATAAAGCATAAAAACAAAGAGTTTGCCGAGCCTGCCGTTACAACTATTTCCAGGAAACGAACTCCTTTTCACGTATTGATATCCTGCCTTTTAAGTTTGCGGACAAAAGATCAAACCACCAGAGCAGCCTCAGAACGGCTCTTTGCGATTGCGGATAATCCCGAAGATATGAAAAAGATCCCTTCGCAAAAACTGGAAAAACTAATCTATCCGGTAGGTTTCTACCGGAGAAAAGCGGTCACTATTCAGGAAATTTGTGAAACACTTACAAAAGATTACGAAGGTAAAGTCCCCGATGAAATAGATGAGCTGTTGAAACTAAACGGCGTTGGACGAAAAACAGCAAATTTGGTAGTTTCCCTGGGATACAAAAAACCGGGGATTTGCGTTGACGTCCATGTGCATAGGATTACTAATCGTTGGGGCTACATAAAGACAAAAACTCCGGCAGAAACTGAATGTGCCCTCCGCAAAAAACTCCCCGCAAAATATTGGTTGTGTATCAATGATCTTCTCGTTACTTACGGTCAGAATATTTGTGTCCCAATTTCACCGAAATGCAGTCTTTGCCCGGTAAATAGTTATTGTAAAAAAGCAGGGGTAACACGGCACAGATGA
- the lipA gene encoding lipoyl synthase codes for MRPPWIRAKFPSGKGFTEIREILQEYRLQTVCDAALCPNIGECYNQKTATFLILGGVCTRKCGYCAVTKGTAATLDEEEPYRVATAVRKMGLKYVVITSVTRDDITDGGAGIFAQTIQCVRDFVNDCKVEVLIPDFGGSVDALWTVLDARPDVLNHNIETVRRLYPIVRPGADYERSLQLLRIASEERLLMPTKSGIMLGLGEQWDEITEVLHDIKNTGCEIITLGQYLRPNKNALPAKRYYTPMEFERLQREGEKMGFRCVESGPLVRSSYHAKAQSESILEKKPEIIQKTHN; via the coding sequence ATGAGACCTCCTTGGATAAGGGCAAAATTCCCGTCAGGTAAAGGTTTCACGGAAATAAGGGAGATACTGCAGGAATATCGGTTGCAGACCGTGTGCGATGCGGCTTTGTGCCCCAATATCGGCGAATGCTACAATCAAAAAACGGCAACGTTTCTAATACTGGGCGGTGTATGTACCAGAAAATGCGGGTATTGTGCCGTTACAAAAGGAACCGCTGCGACACTGGATGAAGAAGAACCATATCGGGTCGCTACGGCTGTCAGGAAAATGGGATTAAAATATGTCGTTATCACATCAGTAACCAGGGATGATATCACAGACGGCGGTGCGGGCATCTTTGCACAAACGATTCAATGTGTTCGTGATTTTGTTAATGATTGCAAGGTGGAAGTATTGATTCCTGATTTTGGGGGTTCCGTTGATGCGTTATGGACGGTATTGGATGCAAGGCCTGATGTTTTAAATCATAATATAGAAACTGTTCGCCGTTTGTATCCAATAGTAAGACCTGGGGCTGATTATGAAAGATCACTGCAATTATTGCGTATTGCAAGTGAAGAGAGGCTGCTTATGCCAACAAAATCAGGGATCATGCTGGGATTGGGAGAACAATGGGATGAGATAACAGAGGTTCTACACGATATTAAAAATACCGGTTGTGAAATAATAACGTTGGGACAGTATCTTCGTCCAAATAAAAACGCCTTACCTGCTAAACGGTATTATACACCTATGGAGTTTGAAAGATTACAACGGGAAGGAGAAAAAATGGGTTTCCGTTGTGTTGAGTCCGGCCCCCTGGTAAGAAGCTCTTACCATGCAAAGGCACAATCAGAGAGTATTTTAGAAAAAAAACCAGAAATTATACAAAAAACCCATAATTAA
- the thiD gene encoding bifunctional hydroxymethylpyrimidine kinase/phosphomethylpyrimidine kinase translates to MNKQAIPLFKALTIAGSDSIGGAGIQADMKTIAALGGYAATAITALTAQNTLGVHAVYEIPASFVARQIDAVVSDTGADIVKTGMLYSKDIIETVASRLKHYALSPVVVDPVMLSKNGAALLAEDAIPALISQLFPLAFIVTPNIPEAAHISGIKIQNITDAEKAAKYIHKLGPANVLIKGGHALHSSDIKSSNTVIDILYTGKSFAYIEGEYLPAKHVHGTGCVYASAIAAYLAKGCGIAEAVRQAKKFVVLCIKKSFSPGRGYDVMEPFSTLAPYQ, encoded by the coding sequence ATGAATAAACAAGCAATTCCTTTATTTAAAGCGCTTACGATAGCCGGCTCCGATAGTATTGGCGGAGCGGGTATACAGGCGGACATGAAAACCATCGCGGCATTGGGAGGATATGCGGCCACTGCAATCACCGCGTTAACGGCACAAAACACGCTGGGAGTACATGCCGTCTATGAAATTCCTGCTTCCTTTGTTGCGCGGCAAATTGACGCAGTAGTATCCGATACTGGCGCCGACATCGTCAAAACAGGAATGTTGTACAGCAAGGATATCATTGAAACGGTTGCCTCCAGGCTCAAACATTATGCGCTTTCACCTGTTGTCGTCGATCCCGTCATGCTGTCAAAAAATGGAGCGGCACTATTGGCCGAAGATGCCATTCCGGCCTTGATCTCTCAATTGTTTCCCTTGGCTTTCATCGTTACGCCAAATATTCCGGAAGCCGCACATATTTCGGGCATAAAAATTCAAAATATCACAGATGCAGAAAAGGCTGCAAAATACATACACAAACTCGGCCCCGCAAACGTACTAATAAAAGGCGGCCATGCTCTGCATTCAAGTGATATAAAGAGCAGCAATACGGTAATTGATATTTTGTACACTGGAAAATCCTTTGCATATATTGAAGGCGAGTATCTCCCCGCAAAACATGTCCATGGTACCGGATGCGTCTATGCCTCCGCAATCGCAGCGTATCTTGCGAAAGGATGCGGCATCGCGGAAGCTGTTCGGCAGGCAAAAAAATTTGTCGTTCTGTGTATTAAAAAATCATTCTCTCCGGGCAGGGGATATGATGTTATGGAGCCGTTTAGTACCTTAGCGCCTTATCAGTAA